One genomic window of Elusimicrobiota bacterium includes the following:
- a CDS encoding DUF4910 domain-containing protein has product MYKNIWDLIELELSKNNIDGYIGRIWESARWFSFDKINETAKTIEKIMNELGLSDTRIIEYPADGKTSPGGLVMPNAWDVKDALLEIIEPKIENKVLARYKENPQSLMMFSPPTSDKGITAEIVLIDSADKEESYKALDVRNKIVFTNTDGIKLSELAFSKGAVGIISDVLSTPSPLCDFSDKLTQWHNYTIPCWQNGKKVFGFSLSPEKGKFLRSLIKEHGKVRVFAKVDTRIYKGSLPLATGLFPGKTKEEIIVTGHLCEPGANDNASGCALALEIVRALKELVNKKKLNVPKRGIRLIFSYEVRGLQYFVNNFAGNENKLRKFIAGINLDMVGNDQNTNRTICRLMQSTPFALSYTDVLLEKLFSRITSENSLFKYKEMSYCEADNLLGEPAINVPIPTVGQWPDIFYHTSFDRKENISLPTVYEIGKASGTYIYFIANAGFKEVFWLASALREKTKKKIIDFLGRQLDGGSFKNLEELENRVKHIQHKTKLGFGLLARLVKNRDLGQLKDYLSQMAKDLSLFAANELQYFKKQQKYYKKAGLIKQKDVSQKPILAKEELEARALVPKRKFLGYFSWESFDQKTKEEIEKELEISIASGVDRELRLVLFLCNGKRTLFEIWEYLKNDGYDINLGWLIKFIRILSAHSSRFVEIQH; this is encoded by the coding sequence ATGTATAAAAACATCTGGGATTTAATTGAATTGGAACTTTCCAAGAACAATATAGACGGTTATATAGGCCGTATATGGGAATCTGCCCGTTGGTTTTCGTTTGATAAAATAAATGAGACTGCAAAGACAATAGAAAAAATTATGAACGAGCTTGGGTTATCTGACACAAGAATAATAGAATACCCTGCTGATGGAAAGACAAGTCCCGGCGGTTTGGTAATGCCTAATGCCTGGGACGTAAAAGACGCATTATTGGAAATAATTGAACCCAAAATAGAAAATAAGGTATTAGCCCGCTACAAGGAAAACCCTCAATCTTTAATGATGTTCAGCCCTCCAACTTCCGATAAAGGAATAACTGCTGAAATAGTATTGATTGATTCTGCTGACAAAGAAGAAAGTTATAAAGCTCTGGACGTACGAAATAAAATAGTTTTTACTAATACTGACGGAATAAAATTGAGTGAATTGGCATTTTCAAAAGGAGCGGTAGGGATAATAAGCGATGTTTTATCTACTCCGTCACCCCTTTGTGATTTTTCAGATAAGTTAACTCAATGGCATAATTATACCATACCTTGCTGGCAAAATGGTAAAAAAGTTTTTGGTTTTTCTTTAAGCCCTGAAAAAGGGAAATTCCTCAGAAGTTTAATAAAAGAGCACGGGAAAGTCAGGGTTTTCGCAAAAGTAGATACCCGTATCTATAAAGGAAGTTTACCCCTAGCTACAGGATTATTTCCCGGAAAGACGAAAGAAGAAATTATTGTTACAGGGCATTTGTGCGAGCCAGGCGCCAACGATAATGCTTCCGGCTGCGCCTTAGCTCTTGAAATTGTACGAGCCCTTAAAGAACTGGTTAACAAAAAGAAATTAAATGTTCCCAAAAGAGGAATCCGTTTAATCTTTAGTTACGAAGTCAGAGGGTTGCAATATTTTGTTAACAATTTTGCGGGTAACGAAAATAAACTCAGGAAATTTATTGCAGGCATAAATTTAGATATGGTGGGCAATGACCAGAATACAAACAGGACTATCTGCCGTTTAATGCAAAGCACGCCTTTTGCTTTAAGTTATACGGATGTTTTGTTAGAAAAACTGTTTTCAAGGATTACCAGTGAAAACTCTCTTTTTAAGTACAAAGAAATGTCCTACTGTGAAGCGGATAATCTTTTGGGAGAACCGGCAATTAATGTTCCTATCCCCACTGTAGGCCAATGGCCTGATATTTTTTATCATACGTCCTTTGACAGGAAAGAAAATATTTCTTTGCCTACAGTATATGAAATAGGCAAAGCAAGCGGCACTTACATTTATTTTATTGCAAATGCCGGATTCAAAGAAGTTTTTTGGCTTGCAAGCGCTCTGCGCGAAAAAACAAAGAAAAAAATAATTGATTTTCTCGGCAGACAACTTGACGGCGGTAGTTTTAAAAATTTAGAAGAACTAGAAAACAGAGTTAAACATATACAACATAAAACAAAACTCGGATTTGGATTGCTTGCCAGATTAGTCAAAAATAGGGACCTGGGCCAGTTAAAAGATTATTTATCACAAATGGCTAAGGATCTTTCGCTCTTTGCTGCAAATGAACTGCAGTATTTCAAAAAACAGCAGAAATATTATAAAAAAGCCGGGTTAATAAAACAGAAAGACGTTTCACAAAAACCTATTTTAGCAAAAGAGGAACTGGAAGCAAGGGCCCTGGTTCCTAAAAGGAAATTCCTTGGCTACTTTTCCTGGGAAAGTTTTGATCAGAAAACTAAAGAAGAAATAGAAAAAGAATTAGAAATATCTATAGCTTCCGGGGTGGATAGAGAATTACGGTTAGTATTATTCCTGTGTAATGGTAAAAGGACCTTATTTGAAATTTGGGAATATCTAAAAAATGACGGCTACGATATAAATTTAGGCTGGTTGATTAAATTCATTAGAATTTTATCTGCACATTCATCCCGTTTTGTAGAAATTCAACACTGA